One genomic window of Mucilaginibacter sp. SJ includes the following:
- a CDS encoding Gfo/Idh/MocA family protein yields the protein MINWGIIGCGNVTEKKSGPAFKKVAGSNLVAVMRRDAEKAADYAARHGVGKWYNDADELLNNQELNAIYIATPPASHLDYALIALKKGLNVYVEKPVTRNSAEARAMAAAVKGSSSKLTVAHYRRALPMFLKVKELIDAQLIGEIRTVQIRMWQSRKPTLIADVETNWRVQPELSGGGYFHDLAPHQLDLMLYYFGEPEMYHGFSLNQSNSTPADDHVCGQILFKNKVVVNGSWCFNVAESETTDTCEIIGTKGKITFPFFGNYISWKTDTDEETITFTHPEHIQQPFITKIVAYFNGEGPNPCSIDEAVTLMDIIDAFTLKK from the coding sequence ATGATAAACTGGGGCATTATAGGCTGCGGCAACGTAACTGAAAAAAAGAGCGGGCCTGCATTTAAAAAAGTGGCGGGAAGTAACCTTGTGGCCGTTATGCGCCGCGATGCAGAAAAAGCGGCCGATTATGCTGCACGCCATGGTGTAGGCAAATGGTACAATGATGCCGATGAATTGCTGAACAACCAGGAACTGAACGCGATCTACATAGCTACCCCTCCCGCATCCCATCTCGATTATGCACTTATCGCATTAAAAAAAGGGTTAAACGTTTATGTCGAAAAACCGGTGACCCGTAATTCGGCCGAAGCAAGGGCTATGGCAGCGGCTGTGAAGGGGAGCAGCTCAAAACTTACGGTTGCCCATTACCGCCGGGCTTTACCTATGTTTTTAAAGGTTAAAGAATTAATTGATGCGCAGCTGATTGGCGAAATCCGTACGGTACAGATCAGGATGTGGCAAAGCCGCAAACCAACTTTGATTGCCGATGTGGAAACCAACTGGCGTGTACAGCCCGAATTATCAGGCGGAGGCTATTTCCATGATCTTGCCCCGCATCAACTCGATTTGATGCTGTATTATTTCGGCGAGCCTGAAATGTATCATGGTTTCTCGCTCAACCAATCAAACTCAACACCTGCCGACGATCACGTTTGCGGGCAGATCCTATTTAAAAATAAGGTAGTGGTTAACGGTTCCTGGTGTTTTAATGTAGCCGAAAGTGAAACCACCGATACCTGTGAGATCATCGGCACAAAAGGAAAAATTACCTTCCCGTTTTTTGGCAATTACATCAGCTGGAAAACTGATACAGATGAAGAAACCATAACTTTCACTCATCCCGAGCATATCCAGCAGCCTTTCATAACCAAAATAGTAGCTTACTTTAATGGCGAAGGGCCTAACCCCTGCTCCATTGATGAAGCCGTGACGCTGATGGATATCATCGACGCGTTCACATTAAAAAAATAA
- a CDS encoding DUF6496 domain-containing protein has translation MAKYSEKAGEKVEKTMHEMKEGKLKSGSGKKVTSKKQAVAIGLSEARKEGAKVPKKKS, from the coding sequence ATGGCAAAGTATTCAGAAAAAGCCGGAGAGAAGGTTGAGAAAACCATGCATGAAATGAAGGAAGGCAAGCTGAAAAGCGGCAGCGGCAAAAAAGTAACCAGTAAAAAGCAGGCAGTAGCTATAGGACTGTCCGAAGCCAGGAAAGAGGGAGCCAAAGTACCGAAGAAGAAAAGTTAA
- a CDS encoding AI-2E family transporter gives MPTKKLIAPFYERLALVLIGFMALGYLIIMGKDLLDPMIFGFIFAILLLPVCNFLENKLKLPRSMASLVSILLLVGVVVGILYLVGSQISNMANDWPMLKKQVTQSIRDLQEWIQHAFHVNAAKQMAYVDDTAKKLMESGTDVLGTTFGAISSLMLFYVFIMIFTFFILLYRRLLIRFIVWVFRDENEHVVMDIVENIQSILRQYILGLLLEMVIVAGVAITVFWMIGIKYAALLGIIVGLFNIIPYIGIFTALLLSTVITFATGSISNTVAVAVSVIGIHAVDANFLLPTIVGSKVRLNALISFIGIILGEMIWGLSGMFLSIPVIAIFKIIFDRIETLKPWGYLLGGDYEYKKAAAKAMKTE, from the coding sequence ATGCCAACAAAAAAACTCATCGCTCCATTTTATGAACGCCTTGCTTTAGTACTTATTGGTTTTATGGCCCTCGGCTACCTGATTATTATGGGTAAAGATCTGCTTGATCCCATGATCTTTGGTTTTATATTCGCCATACTGTTGCTTCCCGTTTGTAATTTTCTGGAAAATAAGCTGAAATTACCCCGCAGCATGGCATCGCTGGTTTCTATATTATTATTGGTTGGTGTTGTTGTGGGGATCCTATACCTGGTAGGGTCACAGATCTCAAACATGGCTAACGACTGGCCAATGCTTAAAAAACAAGTTACGCAATCCATACGAGACCTGCAGGAATGGATCCAACATGCTTTTCATGTTAACGCCGCCAAACAAATGGCCTATGTTGACGACACTGCAAAAAAACTTATGGAATCGGGCACTGATGTACTGGGCACTACTTTCGGGGCCATCTCATCGCTCATGCTGTTTTATGTGTTTATCATGATCTTCACCTTTTTTATACTGTTATACAGGCGTTTGCTCATCCGTTTTATAGTATGGGTTTTCAGAGATGAAAACGAGCACGTGGTAATGGATATTGTTGAGAATATTCAAAGTATTTTGAGGCAATATATATTGGGGCTGCTATTGGAAATGGTGATCGTAGCCGGCGTAGCCATTACTGTTTTTTGGATGATAGGTATAAAATATGCCGCTTTACTGGGTATTATAGTAGGTCTTTTTAATATTATTCCATACATCGGGATCTTCACTGCCTTGCTTTTAAGTACTGTTATAACTTTTGCTACAGGCAGTATCAGCAACACTGTAGCGGTGGCTGTTAGTGTTATTGGCATTCACGCAGTTGATGCCAATTTTTTACTGCCCACTATAGTTGGTTCAAAGGTTAGGCTCAATGCCCTCATCTCTTTTATAGGCATTATTTTAGGCGAAATGATCTGGGGACTTTCGGGTATGTTCCTTTCTATTCCTGTTATTGCCATATTCAAGATTATATTTGACCGCATTGAAACACTTAAACCATGGGGGTATCTGTTAGGTGGCGATTATGAATATAAAAAAGCGGCTGCAAAGGCCATGAAAACCGAATAA
- a CDS encoding MBL fold metallo-hydrolase, giving the protein MTLKYKLLPFLYIFLFPVILVAQTPKASTFRLVSLGVLGGIDESNLSAYMLAPKGSNNYICLDAGTIHYGIEKAITCKSFNVPANTVLRQYIKGYLISHSHLDHIAGLIINSPEDSTKNIYALNDCIETIKTHYFTWKSWANFADQGETPALKKYHYKVLEPGTETAIENTELKVRAFPLSHSNLTSTAFLVNSNNNYLLYLGDTGPDEIEKSSNMQNLWQAAAPLIKSKKLKAILIEVSFPNEHPDKTLFGHLTPKWLMTEMDKLASFTGTDAIKGLNIVVTHLKPPMTSISKIKAQLKAANKLQLNLVYPQQGKALNF; this is encoded by the coding sequence ATGACCCTCAAGTATAAATTACTACCATTTTTATATATTTTCCTTTTCCCTGTAATTTTGGTTGCACAAACTCCAAAGGCCTCAACTTTCAGGCTGGTATCCTTAGGTGTACTGGGGGGTATTGATGAAAGTAACCTATCGGCTTATATGCTCGCACCCAAAGGCAGCAATAATTATATCTGCCTTGATGCAGGCACAATACATTATGGCATTGAAAAAGCCATAACGTGTAAAAGCTTTAATGTACCCGCCAATACTGTGCTCAGGCAGTATATTAAAGGCTATTTAATATCCCATTCACATCTTGACCATATTGCCGGGCTCATTATTAATTCGCCCGAGGACAGCACCAAAAACATCTATGCACTTAATGATTGTATTGAAACGATAAAGACGCACTATTTTACCTGGAAAAGCTGGGCCAATTTTGCCGACCAGGGTGAAACACCGGCACTGAAAAAATATCACTATAAAGTATTGGAACCCGGTACCGAAACAGCTATCGAAAATACTGAGCTTAAGGTCCGGGCTTTCCCGCTCAGTCATTCCAATTTAACCAGTACTGCTTTTTTGGTGAATAGCAATAACAATTATTTGCTTTATTTAGGTGATACCGGCCCCGATGAGATAGAAAAAAGCAGCAATATGCAAAACCTGTGGCAGGCCGCTGCTCCGCTGATAAAAAGCAAAAAATTAAAGGCTATTTTAATAGAGGTATCTTTCCCTAATGAGCATCCGGATAAAACATTGTTCGGTCACCTTACGCCAAAATGGTTAATGACGGAGATGGATAAACTGGCCTCGTTTACCGGCACAGATGCTATTAAAGGCTTAAACATTGTAGTAACTCATTTAAAGCCGCCAATGACAAGCATCAGCAAAATCAAAGCTCAGTTAAAAGCTGCCAATAAATTACAGCTAAACCTGGTATATCCGCAACAGGGAAAGGCTCTTAATTTTTAA
- a CDS encoding alpha/beta hydrolase, with product MKILKPVFLFLLLVSSFSLFAQQGKVLEEQNLKSKILKRNVSYAVYLPPDYETANRTYPVVYLLHGYTDDHTGWLQFGEVNRYADKAISDGTIPPMIIVMPNADSSWYINSYDGKEKYEDFFIKEFMPHIEKVLRIKAEKKYRGIAGLSMGGYGTLIYTLKHPDLFAAGAALSAAVFPDEQLVSTPDDTYEKIFAQLYGRGLKGKDRVNNAWQSNSVLNLVQIKTTDELKSVRYWIDCGDDDFLSKGNCLLHIALTEKNVPHEFRMRDGAHTWTYWRTGITNALQFIGDSFRQK from the coding sequence ATGAAAATACTTAAACCTGTTTTTTTATTCCTGCTGCTGGTAAGCAGCTTCAGTTTATTTGCACAGCAGGGCAAGGTGCTTGAAGAGCAAAACCTAAAAAGCAAAATTTTAAAGCGCAATGTAAGCTACGCAGTTTATCTACCTCCGGATTATGAAACGGCCAACCGCACCTACCCCGTAGTTTACCTCCTGCACGGCTATACCGACGACCATACCGGCTGGCTGCAATTTGGCGAGGTTAACCGCTATGCCGATAAAGCTATTAGCGATGGCACTATCCCGCCGATGATCATTGTAATGCCAAATGCCGATTCGAGCTGGTACATCAACTCTTATGACGGCAAGGAGAAATATGAAGACTTTTTCATCAAAGAGTTTATGCCTCATATTGAAAAGGTGTTGCGTATCAAGGCCGAAAAAAAATATCGGGGTATTGCAGGCCTTTCAATGGGTGGTTACGGAACACTGATCTATACACTTAAACACCCCGATCTGTTTGCAGCCGGTGCAGCCTTAAGTGCCGCTGTATTTCCTGACGAGCAGCTCGTAAGCACTCCTGATGATACTTATGAAAAAATATTTGCACAGCTTTACGGCCGGGGCTTAAAGGGGAAAGACAGGGTTAACAATGCCTGGCAAAGTAATTCGGTTTTAAACCTGGTGCAAATCAAAACTACCGACGAGCTAAAATCTGTAAGGTACTGGATAGATTGCGGCGACGACGACTTTCTGAGCAAAGGCAACTGCCTGCTGCATATTGCCCTTACCGAAAAAAATGTACCGCATGAATTTCGCATGCGCGATGGCGCCCACACCTGGACCTACTGGCGTACAGGGATCACCAACGCGCTGCAATTTATTGGTGATAGCTTCAGGCAAAAGTAG
- a CDS encoding alpha/beta hydrolase, translated as MSTIKRVLLVCLLLISANVFAQTAGKVIEEQYIKSDILNHNVKYAVYLPADYETSNRTYPVVYLLHGYGDDHTGWLQFGEVNRYADKAIADGTIPPMIIVMPDGGTSFFINAYKGKLNYEDFFFKEFIPSIEKEYRIKTTKQYRGVAGLSMGGFGTLVYSLKHPDMFSAAAALSAAVRSDDDFMAIPDTRWKDVYSKVFGPDLKGKERLSATWQANSILGLVESKTTDDLKNVRYWIDCGDDDVLSKGNSLLHIALTEKKVPHEFRIRDGAHNWTYWRTGITDALAFIGDSFRQK; from the coding sequence ATGAGTACTATAAAAAGGGTTTTGCTGGTTTGTTTATTGCTGATTTCGGCAAATGTATTTGCGCAAACTGCCGGCAAGGTGATTGAAGAGCAATATATAAAAAGCGATATTTTAAATCATAATGTAAAATACGCAGTATACCTCCCTGCCGATTATGAAACATCAAACCGCACCTATCCTGTAGTATACCTGCTGCATGGTTACGGGGATGATCATACCGGCTGGCTGCAATTTGGTGAAGTTAACCGCTATGCTGATAAAGCCATTGCCGATGGTACCATCCCGCCGATGATCATTGTAATGCCCGACGGGGGCACAAGCTTCTTTATCAATGCATACAAGGGCAAACTAAACTATGAGGACTTCTTTTTTAAGGAGTTTATACCATCTATCGAAAAAGAATACCGTATAAAAACTACTAAACAATACCGCGGCGTGGCGGGCTTATCCATGGGAGGATTTGGCACACTGGTATATAGCCTTAAACATCCCGATATGTTCTCGGCAGCAGCCGCTTTGAGTGCTGCGGTACGCAGCGATGATGATTTTATGGCAATACCCGACACCCGCTGGAAGGATGTATATAGCAAAGTATTTGGCCCCGATCTTAAAGGAAAAGAACGTCTTAGTGCTACCTGGCAGGCTAACTCCATACTGGGATTGGTAGAAAGCAAAACAACCGATGATCTGAAAAATGTGCGCTACTGGATAGATTGCGGTGATGATGACGTGCTAAGCAAAGGGAACAGCCTGCTGCATATAGCCCTTACAGAAAAAAAAGTGCCACATGAATTCCGCATCCGCGACGGAGCCCACAACTGGACCTATTGGCGCACCGGCATCACCGATGCCCTGGCGTTTATTGGCGACAGCTTCAGGCAAAAGTAG
- a CDS encoding GNAT family N-acetyltransferase, which translates to MSAITTRLATFNDIPELQGLIALSVRGLSTNYYNQQQIESAIKYIFGVDTQLVTDGTYYVAEIDGVTVGCGGWSKRNTLYGGDQHKEIEDPLLDPNHDAARIRAFFVHPDYARRGIGSYIIKVCETAAQNNGFKSLQLGATLPGVPLYEAMGYKAMENIDQPMPDGVVLPLVKMFKVL; encoded by the coding sequence ATGTCTGCCATTACAACCCGCTTAGCAACTTTTAATGATATCCCCGAATTGCAGGGGCTAATCGCTCTTTCTGTCCGCGGATTAAGCACTAATTATTATAATCAGCAGCAAATTGAAAGTGCTATTAAGTACATTTTTGGAGTGGATACTCAATTGGTTACCGATGGTACTTATTATGTAGCCGAAATAGACGGCGTTACCGTAGGCTGTGGCGGCTGGAGCAAACGCAATACTCTTTACGGCGGCGATCAGCATAAAGAAATTGAAGACCCATTGCTTGATCCCAATCATGATGCTGCCAGGATCAGGGCTTTCTTTGTTCATCCGGATTATGCCCGGAGGGGTATAGGTAGTTATATCATAAAGGTTTGCGAAACTGCTGCACAAAACAACGGCTTTAAAAGCCTGCAATTAGGAGCTACACTACCCGGTGTGCCGCTTTACGAAGCTATGGGGTACAAAGCCATGGAAAATATAGATCAGCCGATGCCTGATGGGGTGGTGTTGCCTTTGGTTAAAATGTTTAAGGTTTTATAG
- a CDS encoding NADH:flavin oxidoreductase/NADH oxidase: MSTLFSPLKIKNIELKNRIVVSPMCEYSSQDGFANDWHLVHLGSFATGGAGLIITEAAAVSPEGRITFADLGLYKDEHVEKLKQITDFIKAQGAVPGTQLAHAGRKASHQEPWNGGKQVPANQPNGWQSVSASAISFFENEEPPVALDKAGIEKVKADFKAAAKRAVDAGFQVIELHGAHGYLINQFLSPFSNQRTDEYGGSFENRIRLLLEIIESVKEVWPEENLLFVRISATEWVEGGWTVGDSVALANILKGKGVDLIDCSTGGNIPNVKIPLTPGYQVEFAEKVKKESGILTGTVGLITKSDQANEIIENERADLVFFAREMLRDPHFALRAAHELGEEIKWPVQYERAKWH; encoded by the coding sequence ATGTCTACACTATTCTCTCCCCTTAAAATAAAAAACATCGAACTAAAAAACCGCATCGTAGTATCGCCTATGTGCGAGTATTCAAGCCAGGATGGTTTTGCCAACGACTGGCACCTGGTACACCTTGGTAGCTTTGCTACAGGCGGTGCAGGGTTAATCATTACCGAAGCCGCCGCGGTATCCCCCGAAGGCCGCATTACCTTCGCCGACCTGGGTTTATATAAAGACGAACATGTTGAAAAACTAAAACAGATCACTGATTTTATAAAGGCTCAGGGGGCTGTTCCGGGCACACAGCTGGCCCATGCAGGGCGTAAGGCAAGTCACCAGGAACCATGGAACGGCGGCAAACAGGTCCCTGCCAATCAGCCAAACGGCTGGCAAAGTGTTTCGGCAAGTGCCATTTCCTTTTTTGAAAATGAAGAGCCACCAGTAGCTTTAGATAAAGCGGGTATTGAAAAAGTAAAAGCCGATTTCAAAGCCGCTGCTAAACGGGCTGTTGATGCCGGTTTTCAAGTGATAGAATTGCATGGTGCACACGGATACCTGATCAATCAATTTCTTTCACCGTTCAGTAACCAACGTACAGACGAATATGGCGGAAGCTTTGAAAACCGCATTCGTTTACTCCTCGAAATAATTGAAAGTGTTAAGGAAGTTTGGCCTGAAGAGAACCTCCTGTTTGTACGGATCTCGGCAACCGAATGGGTAGAAGGCGGCTGGACGGTCGGAGATTCTGTTGCATTAGCCAATATTTTAAAAGGAAAAGGTGTTGACCTGATTGACTGCTCAACGGGCGGAAACATACCAAATGTTAAAATTCCGTTAACGCCGGGTTATCAAGTTGAATTTGCCGAAAAAGTTAAAAAAGAAAGCGGTATACTTACAGGTACGGTAGGTTTGATCACCAAATCGGACCAGGCTAACGAAATTATAGAAAACGAACGTGCCGATCTTGTGTTTTTTGCAAGGGAAATGCTTCGTGATCCACATTTTGCCCTGCGCGCTGCACATGAGCTTGGCGAGGAAATAAAATGGCCTGTTCAGTATGAACGCGCTAAATGGCATTAA
- a CDS encoding OsmC family peroxiredoxin yields MKRTANAHWNGTLQAGQGEITTQSTVLNKTQYSFKTRFADGIGTNPEELLAAAHAGCFTMAVGAALTQAGFTPNDLTTDAILDLDMQALEVTGIHLEIKGSAIDGVSEEQFKEIAEGAKANCIISKALSVPITLSVTYA; encoded by the coding sequence ATGAAACGTACAGCAAATGCCCATTGGAATGGTACATTACAGGCCGGTCAGGGAGAGATCACTACCCAGAGCACTGTATTAAACAAAACCCAGTATTCATTTAAAACCCGCTTTGCCGATGGCATCGGTACTAACCCCGAAGAATTATTAGCTGCTGCTCATGCAGGCTGCTTTACTATGGCTGTTGGCGCTGCTTTAACCCAGGCAGGCTTTACTCCTAACGATTTAACTACCGATGCAATCCTTGACCTTGATATGCAGGCCTTAGAAGTTACAGGCATCCATTTAGAAATAAAAGGATCAGCAATTGATGGTGTATCTGAAGAACAATTCAAAGAAATTGCCGAAGGCGCAAAAGCTAACTGCATTATTTCAAAAGCACTGAGTGTGCCAATTACTTTAAGTGTTACTTACGCTTAA
- a CDS encoding AGE family epimerase/isomerase, which translates to MKLKIILLSALISTASVVSAQNNQNEKQNIAQEMQTSMVNELLKPWYPAAIDTADGGFLSAFTYDFKPTGNQDKMIVTQARHIWSNSKAAELFPGKKYYITGARHGYEFLRDMLWDKQYGGFYIFTDRQGNPKQGGFAPKEAYGNSFAIYALAAYYQASGDISALNLAKQDFWWLEKHAHDPVYKGYYQHMQRDGTPIVRDATIKSTAETGYKDQNSSIHLLEAFTELYSVWPDELLKTRLKEMLMLVRDKITNDRGNLILFFQPDWTPVSYRDSSRTVYKQHHSLDHISYGHNVETAYLMLEASHALGIEDDAKTLQVGKKMVDDALDNGWDNKVGGFYDEGYYFKDRPGLTITEDTKNWWAQAEGLNTLLIMAARYPQDKHQYFEKFKTLWQYTQTYLIDHEHGDWYQGGIDKQPQYKTALKGQIWKGTYHTFRALMNCVTQLAPDKIPPTAPKQVKLAKATGTLKWQASKDNKRVLGYNIYNNGKRIGFTPLNYFMVDRSAAGKGKLTVRAIDLAGNQSGLNKAF; encoded by the coding sequence ATGAAATTGAAGATCATTTTGCTTTCGGCTTTAATAAGCACTGCCTCGGTGGTATCTGCTCAAAATAATCAGAACGAAAAGCAGAACATAGCCCAGGAAATGCAAACATCCATGGTTAATGAACTGCTCAAGCCCTGGTACCCGGCTGCTATTGATACTGCCGATGGTGGATTTTTAAGCGCTTTCACCTACGATTTTAAGCCGACAGGCAACCAGGATAAAATGATAGTGACCCAGGCACGCCACATTTGGAGCAACAGTAAAGCTGCCGAGCTTTTTCCTGGTAAAAAATATTACATAACGGGGGCTCGTCATGGCTATGAATTTTTGAGGGATATGCTGTGGGATAAGCAATACGGGGGCTTTTACATTTTTACGGATAGACAAGGCAACCCCAAACAGGGTGGTTTTGCTCCTAAAGAAGCTTATGGCAATTCTTTTGCAATTTACGCGCTTGCAGCATATTACCAGGCCTCGGGCGATATCAGTGCATTAAATTTGGCTAAGCAAGATTTTTGGTGGCTGGAAAAACACGCCCACGATCCGGTTTATAAAGGTTACTATCAGCATATGCAGCGTGATGGAACACCAATTGTAAGGGATGCAACCATAAAATCTACTGCCGAAACGGGTTATAAAGATCAAAACTCATCCATCCACCTGCTGGAGGCATTTACTGAATTGTACAGCGTGTGGCCGGATGAATTGCTTAAAACCCGCCTGAAAGAAATGTTAATGCTGGTGCGTGATAAGATCACTAATGATAGGGGAAATCTTATCTTGTTTTTTCAACCAGATTGGACACCGGTATCCTACCGCGATTCGAGCCGCACCGTTTATAAACAGCATCATAGCCTTGATCATATTTCGTACGGGCACAATGTTGAAACGGCCTACCTCATGCTTGAGGCTTCACATGCTTTAGGTATAGAGGATGATGCCAAAACATTGCAGGTGGGCAAAAAAATGGTTGATGATGCGTTGGATAATGGCTGGGATAATAAAGTGGGCGGTTTTTACGATGAGGGCTATTACTTTAAAGATAGGCCCGGACTTACCATTACTGAGGATACCAAGAACTGGTGGGCGCAGGCCGAAGGGCTTAACACGCTGCTCATTATGGCTGCCAGGTATCCGCAGGATAAGCACCAGTACTTTGAAAAGTTTAAAACCCTGTGGCAATATACACAAACCTACCTCATTGACCATGAACACGGCGACTGGTACCAGGGCGGTATAGATAAACAACCACAGTATAAAACAGCCCTTAAAGGCCAGATATGGAAGGGAACTTACCACACTTTTCGCGCGCTGATGAACTGTGTGACGCAACTTGCCCCGGATAAAATACCACCCACTGCCCCAAAGCAGGTAAAACTGGCTAAAGCTACCGGTACCTTAAAATGGCAGGCATCTAAGGATAATAAGCGGGTATTGGGTTATAATATTTACAATAATGGCAAACGGATAGGTTTTACGCCGTTAAATTATTTTATGGTGGATAGGAGTGCGGCGGGTAAAGGCAAGCTAACAGTGAGAGCGATTGATTTGGCGGGGAATCAGTCTGGTTTAAATAAAGCTTTTTAA